The Methylomusa anaerophila genome has a segment encoding these proteins:
- a CDS encoding sulfite exporter TauE/SafE family protein — MFLSLLFLLGLSVGTIGTLIGVGGGFILVPVFLLLLHYSPQHAAGTSLAIVFFNALSGTVAYVKQKKVYYDAAIRFSLATLPGAILGSYLAHYFSSRSFYISFGMLLVMIAFLLYLRSTTEAEPVDDQALFPYNRFLGISFSVLVGFLSSTFGIGGGIIHVPVMIALLGFPTHTATATSHFVLAVSALFGVVTHYLLGSILLVPALLIGSGAVLGAQLGAYIAPKTKSRSITFLLCLFLFVLGFRMILGMQQ, encoded by the coding sequence ATTATTCCTATTAGGCCTTAGCGTCGGCACAATCGGCACATTAATCGGCGTTGGCGGTGGGTTCATTCTGGTACCCGTATTTTTGCTGCTCCTGCACTACTCGCCGCAGCACGCGGCCGGCACTTCGCTGGCAATCGTCTTTTTTAATGCCTTGTCCGGCACGGTCGCTTATGTCAAACAGAAAAAAGTATATTATGACGCAGCCATCCGGTTTAGTCTGGCGACTCTGCCGGGAGCTATACTGGGCAGTTACCTGGCGCACTATTTTAGCAGCCGCAGTTTTTATATCAGCTTTGGCATGTTACTGGTGATGATTGCTTTCTTACTCTATCTGCGCTCCACAACTGAGGCAGAGCCTGTCGATGATCAGGCTCTCTTTCCCTACAACCGCTTTCTCGGAATATCGTTTAGTGTGCTGGTCGGCTTTCTATCCAGTACCTTCGGCATCGGCGGCGGCATTATTCATGTCCCCGTCATGATTGCCCTGCTTGGCTTCCCCACACATACGGCCACTGCCACTTCCCACTTCGTGCTGGCAGTTTCCGCCTTATTCGGCGTTGTTACTCATTATTTGTTAGGCAGTATCCTGCTTGTTCCAGCACTGCTCATTGGCAGCGGCGCAGTGCTGGGCGCACAACTTGGCGCCTATATCGCACCGAAAACAAAATCCCGGTCAATTACATTCCTGCTGTGTTTATTTCTGTTTGTCCTAGGCTTTCGTATGATATTGGGCATGCAACAATAA
- a CDS encoding FAD-dependent oxidoreductase, translated as MKKIVVIGGVAAGLKAAAKARRCDPEAGITVLERGEIISYGACGLPYYVGGDVHDIEDLMKTPVGIVRGPGYFKNVKDIVVLTQTEATVIDRQAKTVKVKKLATGETDSIPYDQLVIATGASAIKPRLAGVELGNIYTLWHPDDARAIQQGLGKGTFKRAVIIGAGLVGMEMAEALTKRQLEVTVVEMKEQLFPAFLDPEIAGIAAKYAAEKGIKLLTGEKVERFIGETDVTAVETDKRTIPADLVVLAMGAHPNAKLAEDAGLTVGATGAIVVDDEMRTSDPDIFAGGDCVENVNIISGQKVFAPMGSTANKHGRVIGENLCGGHAKFKGILNTVVVKLHGLTVGKTGLSEQDAKQLGYEYITAMVAGPDKIHYMPGAKLITIKLIAEAKTGKVLGMQAVGEGEVAKRVDVVAAVLTLGGTIDDLFDIDLSYAPPYNSPIDNVAVAANAVMNKLAGKLKGISSLAAKEKMTAEQTVFLDVRTPDECKQIRLAGCPNIKYIPLGQLRSRLTELNKDDEIVAFCKISLRGYEAEGILEGAGFENVKVMEGGVAAWPFSCEKG; from the coding sequence GTGAAAAAAATCGTGGTGATTGGTGGCGTGGCGGCTGGGCTGAAAGCTGCCGCAAAGGCGCGCAGGTGCGACCCTGAGGCTGGCATTACCGTGCTGGAAAGAGGTGAAATCATTTCTTACGGCGCCTGCGGCCTGCCTTATTACGTGGGCGGCGACGTGCATGACATCGAAGATTTAATGAAGACGCCGGTAGGGATTGTGCGCGGCCCGGGATACTTCAAAAATGTGAAGGACATTGTTGTATTGACGCAAACGGAAGCCACCGTAATTGACCGGCAAGCGAAAACAGTAAAAGTGAAAAAGCTTGCTACCGGCGAAACGGATAGCATACCGTATGATCAACTGGTCATCGCCACGGGGGCTTCGGCCATCAAACCGCGGCTAGCGGGGGTGGAACTGGGGAATATTTATACGCTTTGGCACCCTGATGATGCACGGGCCATCCAGCAAGGACTAGGGAAGGGAACGTTCAAGCGGGCTGTAATCATCGGCGCCGGCCTGGTAGGTATGGAAATGGCCGAGGCGTTGACGAAAAGGCAGCTGGAAGTGACTGTAGTAGAAATGAAGGAGCAGCTATTCCCGGCCTTTCTTGACCCGGAAATAGCGGGAATAGCCGCCAAGTATGCAGCAGAAAAAGGCATCAAGCTGTTGACCGGCGAAAAAGTCGAACGGTTTATTGGCGAGACAGACGTAACCGCAGTTGAAACGGATAAACGCACCATTCCTGCAGATCTTGTTGTGCTGGCAATGGGAGCGCATCCCAATGCAAAACTGGCTGAGGACGCAGGCCTGACAGTCGGGGCAACCGGAGCCATTGTGGTGGATGACGAAATGCGTACCAGTGACCCGGATATTTTTGCTGGCGGCGACTGTGTGGAAAACGTCAATATAATCTCGGGGCAAAAAGTGTTTGCCCCTATGGGATCTACGGCCAATAAGCACGGCCGGGTCATCGGGGAAAATCTGTGCGGCGGACATGCCAAATTTAAAGGGATACTCAATACGGTAGTTGTGAAATTACACGGCCTTACTGTGGGAAAGACCGGGCTGAGCGAACAGGACGCCAAGCAGCTTGGTTATGAGTATATTACCGCCATGGTTGCCGGTCCGGATAAGATTCACTATATGCCCGGCGCCAAGCTAATTACTATAAAGCTAATTGCCGAGGCTAAAACGGGTAAAGTTCTCGGGATGCAGGCCGTCGGTGAAGGAGAAGTAGCCAAACGCGTGGATGTGGTGGCAGCAGTGCTGACTCTCGGCGGTACTATTGATGATTTGTTTGATATCGATCTATCCTATGCGCCGCCTTATAATTCGCCGATTGACAATGTGGCGGTGGCGGCCAATGCGGTCATGAATAAACTGGCCGGCAAGCTAAAAGGTATTTCTTCGCTTGCGGCCAAGGAAAAAATGACAGCGGAACAAACGGTTTTTCTTGATGTGCGCACTCCGGACGAATGTAAGCAAATCCGTCTGGCTGGCTGCCCGAATATTAAATATATCCCGTTAGGGCAATTGCGTAGCCGGTTAACGGAATTGAACAAAGACGATGAAATCGTGGCGTTTTGTAAAATCAGTCTGCGGGGCTATGAGGCAGAAGGAATTTTGGAAGGTGCAGGCTTTGAAAATGTCAAGGTTATGGAAGGCGGTGTTGCGGCCTGGCCATTTTCGTGTGAAAAAGGCTGA
- a CDS encoding metal-sensitive transcriptional regulator codes for MTKEELKKSVQQRLGTIKGHVAGIERMVEENKNCEEILVQLSAVTGAVNKLSAHILENYADACLEEARIVDDKVRQRIENLTKMMLTMVRK; via the coding sequence ATGACGAAGGAAGAATTAAAAAAAAGTGTGCAGCAACGATTAGGTACGATTAAGGGGCATGTTGCCGGTATTGAGAGAATGGTGGAGGAAAACAAGAATTGTGAGGAGATTCTTGTTCAACTAAGCGCTGTCACGGGCGCAGTGAACAAATTAAGTGCTCATATTCTTGAAAATTATGCAGACGCATGCCTAGAGGAAGCCCGCATCGTCGATGACAAAGTGCGTCAGCGAATTGAGAATTTAACTAAAATGATGCTTACCATGGTAAGAAAGTGA
- a CDS encoding 4Fe-4S double cluster binding domain-containing protein has product MESRCGTCNQCVKACPAQAIKGRNFFEHESRFLRLDVSKCEKYFEELKGADRLAVCGMCVYACPYGRLGN; this is encoded by the coding sequence ATGGAAAGTCGATGCGGCACATGCAACCAGTGTGTTAAAGCCTGCCCTGCTCAAGCTATTAAAGGAAGGAATTTTTTTGAGCATGAATCTCGTTTTCTACGACTGGATGTGTCAAAGTGCGAAAAGTATTTTGAGGAACTTAAAGGCGCAGATCGGCTGGCAGTATGCGGTATGTGTGTTTATGCTTGTCCATATGGGAGATTAGGAAACTGA
- a CDS encoding helix-turn-helix transcriptional regulator, translating to MKIDRLLGIVMYLLNRDVVSSRILAEKFEVSHRTIQRDIEALNLAGIPVLSIKGSHGGYGIVEGFKMDKQITNTDDYLFIITALKGLCSAYDSKRLNTTLEKLLSLSSPQQGLKQKVYLDFSVLRENSDINNWVKLVEKAIDTGRAVEFAYTNADHHTSHRLAEPLALTYKWYTWYMFGYCCKKKAYRLFRLSRIGNLCITDNPFSVEHRNAEELMAEQERRDNRSYIDIKLLCKKESRVMAVEHFPVSHMSELGNGDIVIEIRVPENERMWFASLMSFGDKITVLEPDGLIARLNEKAQEIINLYKK from the coding sequence ATGAAAATAGACAGGTTGCTCGGGATAGTAATGTACCTGTTAAACCGGGACGTAGTCAGTTCGCGAATTTTAGCGGAAAAATTCGAGGTCTCCCATCGGACAATACAGCGTGATATTGAAGCCCTAAACCTTGCCGGAATTCCTGTCCTGTCAATAAAAGGTTCTCATGGCGGGTATGGAATAGTTGAAGGCTTTAAAATGGACAAGCAAATAACCAACACAGACGATTATCTGTTTATTATTACGGCTCTTAAAGGGTTATGTTCCGCCTATGACAGCAAAAGACTTAACACTACCCTGGAAAAGCTGCTGTCTTTATCATCACCGCAGCAGGGTCTAAAGCAAAAGGTATATCTTGACTTTAGTGTCTTGCGGGAAAATAGCGATATTAATAACTGGGTAAAGCTTGTTGAAAAAGCAATTGATACCGGAAGGGCAGTTGAATTTGCTTACACAAATGCGGACCATCACACATCTCATCGCTTGGCTGAACCGCTTGCACTGACCTACAAGTGGTATACATGGTATATGTTCGGGTATTGTTGTAAAAAGAAAGCTTATCGATTATTCCGTCTTTCAAGAATAGGCAACCTATGCATTACAGATAACCCTTTTTCAGTCGAACACAGAAATGCTGAGGAGTTAATGGCCGAACAAGAGAGACGAGACAACCGCAGTTATATTGACATAAAACTACTCTGCAAAAAAGAGAGCAGAGTTATGGCTGTTGAACATTTCCCTGTCAGCCATATGAGTGAACTTGGAAATGGCGATATTGTCATTGAAATAAGAGTTCCTGAGAATGAAAGAATGTGGTTTGCTTCTCTTATGAGCTTTGGCGACAAAATAACGGTTCTTGAACCGGACGGACTTATTGCCCGGCTTAATGAAAAAGCGCAGGAAATAATAAATTTGTACAAAAAATGA
- a CDS encoding RidA family protein, with translation MIKRMPTSYGDVTLPACVVAGDYIFLSCHAGGHESADIIYQMEASFDSLGKSLESAGASFDDIVQINLYLKNIEDFRTARDVFYKYFKNGFPARMTTTTDFVSPPCLCMLDAIAYKQQNT, from the coding sequence ATGATTAAAAGAATGCCAACCAGTTACGGTGACGTCACATTACCCGCCTGTGTCGTAGCCGGAGACTACATCTTTCTTTCATGCCATGCCGGCGGGCATGAATCAGCTGATATTATATACCAAATGGAGGCCAGCTTTGACAGTTTGGGAAAATCATTGGAATCTGCAGGGGCTTCCTTTGATGATATTGTCCAAATCAATTTATATCTGAAAAATATCGAAGATTTCAGAACGGCAAGAGATGTGTTCTATAAGTATTTCAAAAACGGATTTCCTGCCAGAATGACGACTACGACAGATTTTGTATCTCCGCCATGTCTTTGTATGCTTGATGCAATTGCATATAAACAGCAAAATACTTAA
- a CDS encoding 4Fe-4S double cluster binding domain-containing protein, giving the protein MDLLERIQQLGDIHGIDFIGVAGIAAFKKEIESTGGLIASDFSRALSIGIVLPKSIIKLLEDRNTYENTLQYETHAYTVINTRLDSFASIVSSVIQKNGHRVMPVPAAERIDSDRICASISHKITARLAGFGWIGKNCLLINPTHGPGIRWTTVLTDAPLAENQTIMESRCGTCNQCVKACPVQAIKGRNFFEHESRSLRLDVSKCEKYFEELKGADRLAVCGMCVYACPYGG; this is encoded by the coding sequence ATGGATCTCTTGGAGAGAATACAGCAGTTGGGAGATATACATGGCATAGATTTTATCGGCGTGGCGGGAATCGCAGCATTCAAAAAGGAAATTGAGAGTACGGGAGGTTTAATAGCAAGTGATTTTTCCCGGGCATTATCTATAGGAATTGTCTTGCCAAAAAGTATAATTAAGCTATTGGAAGATAGAAATACATACGAAAACACTCTTCAATATGAAACCCATGCGTATACTGTCATTAATACCCGGCTTGACAGTTTTGCCTCAATTGTCAGTTCCGTCATTCAGAAAAACGGCCACCGCGTGATGCCGGTTCCGGCAGCAGAACGGATTGACAGTGACAGAATATGTGCTTCTATTTCCCATAAAATAACTGCCCGTTTGGCCGGCTTCGGATGGATAGGCAAGAATTGCTTGTTGATTAACCCGACTCATGGACCGGGAATAAGGTGGACTACTGTTTTAACAGATGCTCCTTTAGCAGAGAATCAAACCATTATGGAAAGTCGATGCGGCACATGCAACCAGTGTGTTAAAGCCTGCCCTGTTCAAGCTATTAAAGGCAGGAATTTTTTTGAGCATGAATCTCGTTCTCTACGACTGGATGTGTCAAAGTGCGAAAAGTATTTTGAAGAACTTAAAGGCGCAGATCGGCTGGCAGTATGCGGTATGTGTGTTTATGCTTGTCCATATGGAGGATAG
- a CDS encoding amidohydrolase family protein: MIIDSHAHVILPTENQILMMEEAGVDKTILFSTTPHPEKANDLAGFEKEIKLLFNILSGKCTLEERMRNIRHAASELYDTIQKHPDKFLGFGLVPLSLSYEETCEWMEKNIIANGFSGIGEFTFGTGNVGLLETVFKALLEFRAMPVWIHTFHPLTLADIKDIAALTAKFSGIPVILGHMGGVNWLDTIKIAREQKNLYLDLSAVFTTIAPRLAISELPDRTLFSSDAPYGNPLLARKMVEVISPNDKVTEMVLGGNIMGLLNMSQ; the protein is encoded by the coding sequence ATGATAATTGACAGCCATGCTCATGTGATATTGCCAACAGAAAATCAGATATTAATGATGGAGGAAGCCGGCGTAGACAAAACCATACTGTTTTCAACAACGCCCCACCCTGAAAAAGCCAACGATTTAGCAGGCTTTGAGAAGGAAATAAAACTTCTGTTTAATATTTTGTCAGGCAAATGCACATTGGAAGAACGAATGAGGAATATTCGCCATGCCGCATCGGAACTGTATGATACTATACAGAAACACCCGGACAAGTTTTTAGGTTTCGGCCTGGTGCCGCTATCTTTATCCTATGAGGAAACCTGTGAATGGATGGAAAAGAATATTATAGCCAACGGCTTTTCCGGGATTGGTGAGTTTACATTCGGTACCGGTAATGTGGGATTGCTTGAAACCGTCTTTAAAGCATTACTGGAATTCAGGGCAATGCCTGTTTGGATACACACTTTTCATCCCTTAACCTTGGCTGATATAAAGGATATTGCGGCTCTGACAGCGAAATTTTCCGGCATTCCGGTAATACTTGGACACATGGGAGGAGTAAACTGGCTGGATACAATAAAAATTGCCAGGGAACAAAAAAATTTGTACCTTGACTTGTCTGCCGTTTTTACAACGATAGCTCCAAGACTGGCAATAAGCGAATTGCCGGACCGGACCCTTTTCAGTTCGGACGCTCCTTACGGCAACCCATTACTTGCAAGAAAAATGGTTGAAGTAATAAGTCCGAATGATAAAGTAACCGAGATGGTGTTAGGCGGTAATATTATGGGATTGCTTAATATGAGCCAATAA
- a CDS encoding winged helix-turn-helix transcriptional regulator, with translation MAKSENLTAECPMDIAINILSGKWKIAILWHLTKGIVRFNELERLLRNITHKTLTLQLRELEKDGMIYRKVYAEVPPRVEYGLTKLGESMKPILTSMCEWGKTYQKTYSSKPD, from the coding sequence ATGGCAAAATCAGAAAATTTAACAGCAGAATGCCCAATGGATATTGCTATCAATATATTAAGCGGGAAATGGAAAATAGCTATTCTTTGGCATTTAACAAAAGGAATAGTCAGGTTTAACGAATTGGAAAGATTACTTCGTAATATTACACACAAGACATTAACACTTCAATTGAGAGAACTGGAAAAAGACGGTATGATTTACAGAAAAGTTTATGCGGAAGTTCCGCCGAGAGTTGAATATGGGCTTACTAAACTGGGTGAAAGTATGAAACCTATACTTACTTCAATGTGCGAATGGGGAAAAACTTATCAAAAGACATATAGCTCAAAGCCGGATTAG
- a CDS encoding MBL fold metallo-hydrolase yields the protein MQLEWKGHASFLLHGDKGVKVLTDPFDEKVGYPLPNVEVDAVTVSHQHGDHNATGLLPGKPIIVEGAGKHLAAGIEIRGIATYHDAEQGAKRGNNTIFVISLDELNICHLGDLGHPLTPEQVAEIGPVDVLLTPVGGFYTIDARQAYETVQQLKPAVVLPMHYKLDDRLKYPIATVDEFLHFYSKVEKQAVLKLDKSTLPKELQVVVLELR from the coding sequence ATGCAATTGGAATGGAAAGGGCATGCCAGTTTTTTGCTGCACGGCGACAAAGGGGTAAAGGTGCTAACCGATCCTTTTGATGAGAAAGTCGGTTACCCGCTACCCAATGTTGAGGTGGATGCGGTAACAGTAAGTCACCAGCACGGTGACCACAATGCCACCGGTCTTTTGCCGGGAAAGCCGATCATAGTGGAAGGCGCCGGTAAACATCTGGCGGCAGGAATTGAAATCAGGGGGATTGCCACCTATCATGACGCGGAGCAGGGGGCAAAACGGGGAAATAACACAATTTTTGTGATTTCCCTGGATGAACTTAATATCTGCCATTTGGGTGATCTGGGTCATCCATTGACTCCGGAGCAAGTGGCGGAGATCGGACCGGTGGATGTATTGCTGACGCCGGTAGGCGGCTTCTATACTATTGATGCCCGGCAAGCATATGAAACAGTGCAACAACTAAAACCGGCGGTGGTTTTGCCCATGCATTACAAGTTGGATGACAGACTGAAATATCCTATTGCAACAGTAGACGAATTTCTTCATTTCTATTCTAAAGTTGAAAAACAAGCGGTGCTAAAGCTGGATAAATCGACACTGCCGAAGGAACTGCAGGTGGTAGTGTTAGAATTAAGGTAA
- a CDS encoding cystathionine gamma-synthase: MGKYEFSTRAIHSGQEPDSATGAIITPIYATSTFVQESPGIHRGYEYSRSGNPTRAALEECIASLEEGTAGFAFSSGLAAESVIIDTLARDSHIVATNDLYGGTFRLFEKVKKDTHNLEISYVDMTEPEAVEKAVKTNTRMIWVETPTNPLLKIIDLKKVASIAAKYNIISVCDNTFASSYLQKPLNFGFDIVIHSATKYLNGHSDIIGGLIVTKNNNELTQKIKFLQNAIGSVLSPFDSFLLLRGLKTLAVRMDAHCKNAKKIAQFLEQHPKVEKVIYPGLPTNPYHEIAKSQMNDFGGMVSFYLKGGAAETQKFLEKTRLFALAESLGGVESLVEAPAIMTHASIPKEVREQNGIYDNLVRLSVGIEDVKDLIADLDNAL, encoded by the coding sequence ATGGGTAAATATGAATTTTCGACAAGAGCCATCCACAGCGGGCAAGAACCTGACAGCGCTACCGGCGCAATCATAACACCCATTTACGCTACGTCAACCTTTGTGCAGGAAAGTCCGGGAATACATAGAGGATACGAATATTCGCGCAGCGGAAATCCCACGCGGGCGGCTTTGGAAGAGTGCATCGCTTCACTGGAAGAAGGAACGGCGGGATTCGCGTTTTCTTCCGGACTGGCCGCTGAATCGGTAATCATTGATACTTTGGCGAGGGATTCACATATCGTTGCCACTAATGATCTTTATGGGGGAACTTTCCGTCTGTTTGAAAAAGTAAAAAAAGATACGCATAACCTGGAAATATCTTATGTGGATATGACGGAGCCCGAAGCTGTGGAAAAAGCTGTAAAAACAAATACCAGGATGATTTGGGTTGAAACGCCAACCAATCCATTGCTCAAAATTATTGATTTAAAAAAAGTGGCTTCAATTGCAGCAAAATACAATATAATAAGTGTTTGCGACAATACATTTGCCTCATCTTACCTGCAAAAACCCTTAAACTTTGGCTTTGACATCGTCATTCATTCCGCGACCAAATATTTGAACGGACATTCCGACATTATTGGCGGCTTGATTGTTACAAAAAATAATAATGAATTAACGCAAAAAATAAAATTTTTGCAGAATGCCATTGGTTCCGTACTCTCGCCTTTTGATTCTTTTTTACTGTTGCGGGGCTTAAAAACATTGGCAGTAAGGATGGATGCCCATTGCAAAAACGCAAAAAAAATTGCCCAATTTCTTGAGCAGCATCCAAAAGTGGAAAAAGTAATTTATCCTGGCCTGCCAACCAATCCTTATCATGAAATCGCCAAGAGCCAGATGAATGATTTTGGCGGCATGGTGTCGTTTTACTTAAAAGGCGGCGCGGCGGAGACGCAAAAATTCCTGGAAAAAACCCGATTATTTGCTCTGGCCGAAAGCCTGGGCGGCGTAGAAAGTCTGGTAGAAGCGCCGGCAATTATGACTCATGCCTCTATTCCTAAAGAAGTTAGAGAGCAAAATGGCATCTATGATAATCTGGTAAGATTATCGGTCGGGATTGAGGATGTTAAGGATTTGATTGCAGATTTGGATAATGCTTTGTAG
- a CDS encoding pyridoxal-phosphate dependent enzyme, with amino-acid sequence MALTAGNNRKIPNSIKRTIDLIGNTPLVEVTCFDVGVCRLFLKLECQNPGGSIKDRIGLFMIEQAEKEGKVKPGYTLIEATAGNTGLGLALAAITKGYKLILVIPDKMSTEKVNHLKALGAEVIITRSDVEKGHPEYYQDYAQRLSEVIPDSFFINQFNNPANPLAHELTTAPEIWEQTGHGADAIVVGVGSAGTLKGLTNYFKNVKPDLEIILADPEGSILAAYVNHRAIPKAGSWFVEGIGEDFIPAQFDVTLLKKAYSISDEESFVTARTLLRREGILAGSSSGTLISAAVKYAQEQREPKNIVTFVCDSGNKYLTKLFNDFWMTDQGFILKEQQGNLEDLITRKYSERSIITVKSNDTLLNAHAKMRMFEISQIPVVNEDDVIGIIDEWDILTAVENGDETILRQPIAGYMSQNVISVSVNDELSKVVSILKQGFLVIVKQNDRFYGLITKMDYLNYLRRKLK; translated from the coding sequence ATGGCTTTAACAGCAGGGAATAACCGGAAAATACCGAATAGTATCAAAAGGACCATTGATTTGATAGGGAATACTCCCCTGGTTGAGGTAACGTGCTTCGATGTAGGTGTGTGCCGCTTGTTTTTAAAATTGGAATGTCAAAACCCCGGCGGTTCGATTAAAGACAGAATTGGCTTATTCATGATAGAGCAGGCGGAAAAAGAAGGCAAAGTTAAGCCGGGGTATACCTTGATTGAGGCAACAGCCGGAAATACCGGGCTTGGCCTGGCTCTTGCCGCCATAACCAAAGGCTACAAATTGATTTTGGTCATTCCTGATAAAATGAGTACGGAAAAAGTTAATCACTTAAAAGCCCTTGGCGCCGAAGTCATCATTACCAGATCCGATGTGGAAAAAGGCCATCCGGAATATTATCAGGATTATGCCCAACGGTTGTCTGAAGTAATTCCGGATTCGTTTTTTATCAACCAGTTCAATAATCCAGCCAATCCGCTGGCCCATGAATTGACGACGGCGCCGGAAATCTGGGAGCAAACAGGCCATGGTGCGGATGCCATTGTGGTCGGTGTCGGTTCGGCGGGAACGTTAAAAGGACTGACAAACTATTTTAAGAATGTAAAACCGGACTTGGAGATCATTCTGGCTGATCCGGAAGGATCAATCTTAGCCGCTTATGTGAATCATCGGGCAATACCGAAAGCCGGCAGCTGGTTTGTCGAAGGAATCGGTGAAGATTTTATACCGGCGCAATTTGATGTGACGCTGCTCAAAAAAGCCTATTCGATAAGCGATGAGGAAAGTTTTGTCACTGCCCGGACATTATTGCGGCGGGAAGGCATCCTTGCGGGTTCATCCAGTGGAACGCTCATCAGCGCTGCTGTTAAATATGCTCAGGAACAAAGGGAACCGAAAAACATCGTTACCTTTGTATGCGACAGCGGCAATAAATATTTGACTAAATTGTTTAACGATTTTTGGATGACAGACCAGGGGTTTATTCTCAAAGAACAACAGGGCAACCTTGAGGATCTGATAACGCGGAAATACTCGGAACGGAGCATAATTACCGTAAAATCAAACGATACACTATTGAATGCCCATGCCAAAATGCGTATGTTTGAAATATCGCAAATTCCAGTGGTAAACGAGGACGATGTCATAGGGATTATTGACGAGTGGGATATATTAACGGCTGTTGAAAACGGCGATGAGACCATTTTAAGACAACCAATTGCCGGTTATATGTCACAGAATGTCATTTCTGTCTCCGTTAACGATGAATTGAGCAAGGTTGTATCTATCTTAAAGCAAGGTTTTTTGGTAATCGTCAAGCAAAATGATCGATTCTATGGTTTAATCACCAAAATGGATTATCTGAATTATTTGCGGCGAAAGCTAAAATAA